Proteins from a single region of Cytophagaceae bacterium:
- a CDS encoding DUF983 domain-containing protein, which translates to MGKLISAVKMKCPRCGEGELYDRSTLIPKAGMFSMNTHCSECGLKYEKEMGFFYGAMYISYMLNIALFVTATVGYYLFLEDKVDGTWYILGYVLLTFLLIRWIYRMSRSIWLMFFISYDPEKKEIIK; encoded by the coding sequence ATGGGAAAGCTGATATCAGCAGTAAAAATGAAATGCCCCAGATGCGGGGAAGGCGAATTGTACGACAGAAGCACTCTGATACCCAAAGCCGGAATGTTTTCAATGAATACACATTGTAGTGAATGTGGATTAAAATATGAAAAGGAAATGGGCTTTTTTTATGGTGCTATGTATATTTCATATATGCTGAATATCGCCCTTTTTGTGACAGCTACAGTGGGTTATTATCTGTTTTTAGAAGATAAAGTTGATGGCACCTGGTATATTTTGGGTTATGTTTTGTTAACATTTTTATTGATTAGGTGGATATACCGTATGTCGCGATCAATATGGCTTATGTTTTTTATCTCTTATGATCCTGAAAAAAAAGAAATTATAAAATGA